A stretch of Vigna radiata var. radiata cultivar VC1973A unplaced genomic scaffold, Vradiata_ver6 scaffold_354, whole genome shotgun sequence DNA encodes these proteins:
- the LOC106779227 gene encoding CBL-interacting serine/threonine-protein kinase 23-like, with the protein MEHSESSTSSNTNSRVGSYVLGQTLGKGNFSIVKLARCLKTGDNVAIKIFDKHAVLSNQPKNELQKLNLLKMKMIRHPNVVHVREEIYSKTQFFIVTEHVTGGELFDKITNTGRMEEPEARKYFQQLIHAVDYCHSRGVSHKNLKPENLLVDADGVLKILDFGTNMLSQQVGPDGLLHTARGLPHYIAPEERMNIGYEDAKSDIWSCGVILFFLLAGYLPFKCNDTTDLCLEMFKADFTCPSFFSPSAKRLIKRILDPNPATRVAIKDILEDEWFKNEPQSQELSASFDDGSAEPVSQDPAEPVPKNAFQIMRAFLGFNLVGNLLNKVLGKRVKSFVSKCSPDEIISGIERTIASMGFNVKKRKYKLKIEWETDEHKGHLSMVIKIFKVNPSLFKVEVRRDGKNNPDFKEFYSDLCAGLRDIIWEEKSANSKRDGASTSTAK; encoded by the exons ATGGAGCACTCAGAGAGTAGCACCAGCAGCAACACTAATTCACGTGTCGGAAGTTATGTACTGGGTCAGACTCTGGGCAAAGGAAACTTCTCCATCGTCAAGCTTGCACGTTGCCTTAAAACCGGAGACAATGTGGCCATCAAAATTTTCGACAAGCACGCGGTTCTCTCCAACCAACCCAAGAACGAGCTGCAGAAG ctaaacttattaaaaatgaaaatgattagACACCCTAATGTGGTGCATGTGCGTGAG GAGATATATTCAAAAACACAGTTCTTTATTGTAACGGAGCATGTAACTGGTGGggaactgtttgataaaatt ACAAACACCGGGAGAATGGAAGAACCAGAagcaagaaaatattttcagcAGCTTATACATGCTGTGGATTACTGTCACAGTAGAGGTGTTTCCCATAAAAACTTAAAG CCGGAGAATTTGTTAGTGGATGCTGATGGAGTGCTTAAAATATTGGACTTTGGAACAAATATGCTGTCCCAACAAGTTGGA CCAGATGGGTTGCTTCACACAGCACGTGGTCTGCCACATTATATCGCCCCAGAG GAGAGAATGAACATCGGCTATGAGGATGCGAAGTCTGACATCTGGTCATGTGgtgttattcttttttttctattggcTGGATATTTACCCTTCAAATGTAACGACACTACCGATTTATGCCTAGAG ATGTTTAAGGCTGATTTCACATgtccttcatttttttctccaagTGCAAAGAGACTAATTAAGAGAATCCTTGATCCCAATCCAGCGACA CGGGTTGCAATTAAAGATATCTTGGAGGATGAATGGTTCAAGAACGAACCTCAATCCCAAGAATTAAGtgcaagttttgatgat GGCTCTGCAGAACCGGTTTCACAGGACCCTGCAGAACCGGTTCCCAAGAATGCATTTCAGATAATGCGTGCTTTTCTTGGCTTCAATCTTGTAGGAAATCTGCTTAACAAG GTACTTGGTAAAAGGGTAAAAAGTTTCGTATCCAAATGCTCCCCAGATGAGATAATTTCAGGAATTGAACGTACAATAGCTTCTATGGGTTTTAATGTTAAGAAGAGAAAGTACAAG TTGAAAATTGAATGGGAAACGGATGAACATAAAGGTCATCTATCAATGGTTATTAAG ATCTTTAAGGTCAATCCTTCCCTTTTCAAGGTTGAAGTTCGAAGGGATGGAAAAAATAACCCTGATTTTAAAGAG TTCTACAGCGATCTATGTGCTGGGCTGCGTGATATCATTTGGGAAGAGAAATCTGCCAACTCAAAAAGAGATG GTGCAAGTACATCAACTGCAAAATAA
- the LOC106779228 gene encoding uncharacterized protein LOC106779228: MLDADPQPSPMVSSLKLTVDASIAYPDPTLHRQIVGALQYLILTRINMNYVVNKACQYMYHPQLPHWRAVKPVLHYFVGTITHGLHITPSTNTNLCAFTDADWGSDPDDQKSITVYCIFMDSNLFFGFQRNKKLFPKALMRQNT, from the coding sequence ATGTTGGACGCTGATCCACAACCATCACCCATGGTTTCTTCTTTAAAGCTCACTGTTGATGCTTCCATTGCTTATCCTGATCCAACTTTGCATAGACAAATCGTGGGGGCCCTTCAATACCTGATCTTAACCAGAATAAACATGAACTACGTAGTAAACAAAGCGTGTCAATACATGTATCACCCCCAGCTTCCCCACTGGCGTGCAGTTAAACCTGTTCTTCATTACTTTGTTGGGACTATCACTCACGGGCTTCACATCACTCCATCCACCAACACTAACCTATGTGCTTTCACTGATGCCGATTGGGGTTCAGACCCAGATGACCAAAAATCCATTACAGTTTATTGCATCTTCATGGATTCAAACCTTTTTTTTGGctttcaaagaaacaaaaagttgTTTCCAAAAGCTTTAATGAGGCAGAATACCTGA